In a genomic window of Feifania hominis:
- a CDS encoding methylaspartate ammonia-lyase, protein MKIVNVVCSKGRTGFFFDDQKAIKAGAGHDGAAYVGAPMTPGFHAIRQAGEAISVMLVLEDGQVACGDCAAVQYSGAGGRDPLFLAEDFIPVILEHLKPLLVGRELDQFLPLAREIDGFHTPDGKRLHTAVRYGVSQALLDAVAKARHEQMCDVIAREYHTEVQREPVAIFTQSGDSRYENVDKMILKGADVLPHGLINNMEKIGEHGEVLLEYVGWLRERVAKLGVGDYHPVLHIDVYGMIGVVFGAQNTGAIVDYLQTLEAAAAPLTLRIEGPVDVGERTAQMQALAAITAELDRRGSSVQIVADEWCNTFEDVKYFADNRAGHMIQIKTPDLGSIHNVADAVLYCNERGVGAYQGGTCNETDRSAQVCVHVAMAVHPVQILAKPGMGVDEGFMIVYNEMQRILALKNAN, encoded by the coding sequence ATGAAAATTGTCAATGTCGTCTGCTCAAAGGGCAGAACCGGTTTTTTCTTCGATGACCAGAAAGCCATTAAGGCGGGCGCGGGCCACGACGGCGCCGCCTATGTGGGCGCGCCGATGACGCCGGGCTTTCACGCCATCCGCCAGGCGGGCGAGGCCATCAGCGTCATGCTCGTTCTCGAGGATGGCCAGGTCGCCTGCGGCGACTGCGCCGCCGTGCAGTACTCGGGCGCGGGCGGGCGCGACCCGCTCTTCCTCGCGGAGGATTTCATCCCCGTCATCCTGGAGCACTTGAAACCGCTGCTCGTCGGGCGTGAGCTCGACCAGTTTCTGCCGCTTGCGCGTGAGATCGACGGCTTTCACACCCCCGACGGAAAGAGGCTTCACACCGCGGTGCGCTACGGCGTGTCGCAGGCGCTGCTCGACGCGGTGGCAAAGGCCCGCCACGAGCAGATGTGCGATGTGATCGCGCGTGAGTATCACACCGAGGTTCAGCGCGAGCCGGTGGCGATTTTCACCCAGTCGGGCGACAGCCGCTATGAGAATGTCGACAAGATGATTCTCAAGGGCGCGGATGTGCTGCCCCACGGCCTGATCAACAACATGGAGAAGATCGGCGAGCACGGCGAGGTGCTGCTCGAGTATGTCGGCTGGCTGCGCGAGCGCGTCGCCAAGCTCGGCGTGGGCGATTACCACCCGGTGCTCCACATTGACGTGTACGGCATGATTGGCGTCGTCTTCGGCGCGCAGAACACCGGTGCCATCGTCGATTATTTACAGACTCTCGAGGCGGCTGCGGCGCCGCTGACGCTGCGCATCGAAGGGCCGGTCGACGTGGGTGAGCGCACCGCGCAGATGCAGGCGCTCGCCGCCATCACTGCCGAGCTCGACCGCCGCGGCAGCAGCGTGCAGATCGTGGCCGACGAGTGGTGCAACACCTTTGAGGATGTCAAATACTTCGCCGACAACCGCGCGGGCCACATGATTCAGATCAAGACGCCGGATCTCGGCAGCATCCACAACGTCGCCGACGCGGTTCTCTACTGCAACGAGCGGGGCGTCGGCGCCTACCAGGGCGGCACCTGCAACGAGACCGACCGCTCGGCGCAGGTCTGCGTGCACGTCGCCATGGCCGTGCATCCGGTACAGATTCTCGCCAAGCCCGGCATGGGTGTCGACGAGGGCTTTATGATCGTCTACAATGAAATGCAGCGCATTCTCGCGCTGAAAAACGCGAATTGA
- a CDS encoding methylaspartate mutase subunit E, with protein sequence MELRNKKLTVDEYRAIRAEIIDTWPTGKDVDFEEAVRYHESIPEEKVFSKKLIRAKQEGKTLIQPRAGVALVDKHIELLKFLEDQGGADLLPTTIDSYTRQNRYEEAERGIRESVAQDKSMLNGFPAVNHGVAACRRLIENIRNPLQVRHGTPDARLLTEIALAGGFTSYEGGGISYNIPYAKSVSLEKTITDWQYADRLVGLYEEAGISINREPYGPLTGTLVPPCVSHAVAIIEMLLAAEQGVKNITVGYGQCGNLVQDVAAIRSLDELAEQYIHAYGYDDVAITTVLHQWMGGFPQDEAQAFAVISWGSAVAALSKATKVIVKTPHEAIGVPTKEANAEGLRATKQVISMLADQSLAITPNVQAEIDLIKAETKCILDRCFELGAGDIAVGAVRAVEAGVIDIPFAPSRFNKNKMLPARDHEGAIRILDAGGVPFSKDILDFHRQKMEQRAKFEGRQVSFQMVIDDIYAISKGRLVGRPR encoded by the coding sequence ATGGAACTGCGCAATAAAAAGCTGACTGTCGACGAGTATCGCGCCATCCGCGCCGAGATCATCGACACCTGGCCCACCGGCAAAGACGTTGACTTTGAGGAGGCCGTGCGCTACCACGAATCCATTCCGGAGGAGAAAGTCTTCTCCAAAAAGCTGATCCGGGCCAAGCAGGAGGGCAAGACCCTCATTCAGCCGCGCGCCGGCGTGGCGCTTGTCGACAAGCACATCGAGCTGCTCAAGTTCCTCGAGGATCAGGGCGGCGCCGATCTGCTGCCCACCACCATCGACAGCTACACCCGCCAGAACCGCTATGAGGAGGCCGAGCGCGGCATCCGCGAGAGCGTGGCCCAGGACAAGAGCATGCTCAACGGCTTTCCCGCCGTCAACCACGGCGTCGCCGCCTGCCGCCGGCTGATTGAGAACATTCGAAATCCTCTTCAGGTGCGCCATGGCACGCCGGACGCGCGGCTTCTCACGGAGATTGCGCTCGCGGGAGGCTTCACCTCCTACGAGGGCGGCGGCATCAGCTACAACATCCCCTACGCGAAGAGTGTGTCTCTTGAGAAGACCATCACCGACTGGCAGTACGCCGACCGCCTTGTGGGTCTCTATGAGGAGGCCGGCATCTCCATCAACCGCGAGCCCTACGGGCCGCTCACCGGCACGCTTGTGCCGCCCTGTGTCTCCCACGCTGTGGCGATCATCGAGATGCTGCTCGCAGCCGAGCAGGGGGTCAAAAACATCACCGTCGGCTATGGCCAGTGCGGCAATCTCGTGCAGGACGTCGCGGCCATCCGCAGTCTTGACGAGCTCGCCGAGCAGTACATTCACGCCTACGGCTACGACGATGTGGCGATCACAACCGTTTTGCACCAGTGGATGGGCGGCTTCCCGCAGGACGAGGCGCAGGCCTTTGCCGTCATCAGCTGGGGTTCGGCGGTCGCGGCGCTCTCAAAGGCGACGAAAGTCATTGTCAAAACGCCCCACGAGGCCATCGGTGTGCCCACCAAGGAGGCGAACGCCGAGGGGCTGCGCGCCACGAAGCAGGTCATCTCCATGCTCGCTGATCAGAGTCTCGCCATCACCCCGAACGTACAGGCGGAGATCGATCTGATCAAAGCCGAGACCAAGTGCATTCTTGACCGGTGCTTTGAACTCGGTGCGGGCGACATCGCCGTCGGCGCCGTGCGCGCGGTGGAGGCAGGCGTCATCGACATCCCGTTTGCCCCGAGCCGCTTCAACAAGAACAAGATGCTCCCGGCGCGCGACCACGAGGGTGCCATCCGCATCCTCGACGCGGGCGGCGTGCCGTTCAGCAAGGATATTCTCGACTTCCACCGACAGAAGATGGAACAGCGCGCGAAGTTTGAGGGGCGCCAGGTGAGTTTCCAGATGGTCATCGACGACATCTATGCCATCAGCAAGGGCCGGCTCGTCGGCCGCCCGAGGTAG
- the glmL gene encoding methylaspartate mutase accessory protein GlmL — protein MKPILLIDFGSTFTKVTAVDVDAPAILATAASYTTVETDITTGLDRAVEELLAKTGPLDFAHSYACSSAAGGLKMVTSGLVESLTSEAAKCASLGAGAKVAAVYSFELTEYDVREIIGMKPDILLLCGGTDGGNKACALHNAGMLASAGVSFPVIVACNRAASAQCEDILTRAGVRTYRCENVMPSFNKLNIEPAQSVIREVFLSRIVEAKGLDRANSRIEGVTMPTPAAVMQAVTLLSQGIDGAGGLGELMAVDVGGATTDVYSIAHGYPTYPNAVVHGLPEPFAKRTVEGDIGMRYSAEGILEAAGMERVMALSGLGEEQISRCLARIHEYYGEVPGDDGDFRAFDGALATLAVETAVRRHCGTIEEVYTPAGKVFLQTGKDLTEVTTLVATGGPIIHNPAAEELVLRGLTDGDWEGRLRPRSARVLIDKNYILAAMGLLSVHYPEAALQLMREELTRDGTAQ, from the coding sequence ATGAAGCCAATCCTGCTCATTGATTTTGGAAGCACCTTTACCAAGGTGACCGCCGTCGATGTGGACGCGCCGGCGATTCTCGCAACGGCCGCGAGCTACACCACGGTGGAGACCGACATCACCACGGGTCTTGACCGGGCCGTCGAAGAACTGCTCGCCAAAACGGGCCCTCTGGACTTTGCCCACTCCTACGCCTGTTCCAGCGCGGCGGGCGGTCTTAAGATGGTGACAAGCGGCCTTGTGGAATCGCTCACAAGCGAGGCGGCCAAGTGCGCGTCTCTCGGCGCGGGCGCCAAGGTCGCAGCGGTCTACTCGTTTGAGCTGACCGAGTACGACGTGCGCGAGATAATCGGCATGAAGCCCGACATCCTGCTGCTCTGCGGCGGAACGGACGGGGGGAACAAGGCCTGCGCGCTGCACAACGCCGGGATGCTCGCCAGTGCGGGCGTCAGCTTTCCCGTGATCGTCGCCTGCAACCGCGCGGCCTCGGCCCAGTGCGAAGACATCCTCACCCGCGCGGGGGTGCGCACCTACCGCTGTGAGAACGTCATGCCGAGCTTCAACAAGCTCAATATCGAACCTGCCCAGTCAGTCATCCGCGAGGTGTTTTTGAGCCGCATCGTCGAGGCAAAAGGGCTCGACCGGGCGAACTCTCGCATCGAGGGGGTCACCATGCCGACGCCGGCCGCGGTGATGCAGGCTGTGACCCTGCTCTCGCAAGGCATCGACGGCGCAGGAGGACTCGGCGAGCTGATGGCGGTCGATGTCGGCGGGGCGACCACGGACGTCTACTCCATCGCCCACGGCTATCCGACCTACCCGAACGCCGTGGTGCACGGTCTGCCGGAGCCCTTTGCCAAGCGTACCGTCGAGGGCGACATCGGCATGCGCTACAGCGCTGAGGGGATTCTTGAGGCGGCGGGGATGGAGCGCGTCATGGCGCTCTCAGGCCTCGGCGAAGAGCAGATTTCGCGCTGCCTTGCGCGCATCCACGAGTACTACGGCGAGGTGCCCGGCGACGACGGGGACTTTCGCGCGTTTGACGGCGCGCTTGCGACCCTTGCGGTTGAGACCGCCGTGCGCCGCCACTGCGGCACGATCGAGGAGGTCTACACTCCCGCCGGTAAGGTCTTTTTACAGACCGGTAAGGATCTCACCGAGGTCACGACACTGGTTGCCACGGGCGGACCGATCATCCACAACCCGGCGGCCGAAGAACTTGTGCTCCGCGGGCTTACCGATGGGGATTGGGAGGGCCGCCTGCGGCCCAGATCGGCCCGGGTACTGATTGATAAAAACTATATTTTGGCTGCGATGGGGCTGCTCTCTGTGCACTACCCCGAAGCGGCATTACAACTGATGAGAGAGGAGCTAACACGCGATGGAACTGCGCAATAA
- the glmS gene encoding methylaspartate mutase subunit S, with amino-acid sequence MKTLVMGVIGADVHAVGNRILEHVFEDAGYNVVNLGVMVSQQEYIDAAIESAADLIVVSSLYGHGELDCQGFRERCIEAGIGDILLYVGGNIVVGKQPFEEVRERFYKMGFNRVYGPGTEPSVVVEDMRRDLGE; translated from the coding sequence ATGAAGACATTGGTTATGGGAGTGATCGGGGCCGACGTCCACGCGGTCGGCAACCGGATTCTGGAGCATGTGTTTGAAGACGCGGGCTACAACGTCGTCAACCTCGGCGTCATGGTCTCGCAGCAGGAGTACATAGACGCCGCCATCGAGTCGGCGGCCGACCTGATTGTGGTCTCCTCCCTCTACGGCCACGGTGAGCTCGACTGCCAGGGCTTTCGCGAGCGGTGCATCGAGGCCGGTATCGGCGACATTCTGCTCTATGTCGGCGGCAACATCGTCGTTGGCAAACAGCCCTTTGAAGAGGTGCGCGAGCGCTTCTACAAGATGGGCTTCAACCGGGTATACGGGCCGGGAACCGAGCCCTCGGTCGTGGTCGAGGACATGAGACGGGATCTCGGCGAGTGA
- a CDS encoding GntR family transcriptional regulator, protein MPVYRQISAQIENLIENGVLRPGDKLPPDRELAESSGVARGTVKKAYEDLRSRRLIETTQGRGTFVLERRRAGQNRKEKAMIVIDGMIASLSKLGFTAREIEMFVTIKLREQEQDNQNVTVAVVDCNPESLSVITNQLARIPNIEVTEFALEDVMRDPAKLQYYDLSLTTSTHYRGLSQLSPESTANLMQMVLSPRLHTILEITRIPPEVKVGIWCKSPRFARIIMYNLYERKSTTPMQTLLAEDGKQLEEFLKDKGGLIVAPNYLQFSTDEQLDWLREFERRGGKLISFDYQIERGSMIYIEGQIKKIAEQKKKDYATQ, encoded by the coding sequence TTGCCCGTCTACCGGCAGATCTCGGCGCAGATCGAAAATCTCATTGAAAACGGCGTTTTGCGTCCGGGCGACAAGCTGCCGCCGGACCGGGAGCTTGCCGAGAGCAGCGGCGTTGCGCGCGGTACGGTAAAAAAGGCCTATGAGGATCTGCGCTCCCGCCGGCTGATCGAGACGACCCAGGGGCGGGGCACTTTTGTTCTTGAACGCCGCCGCGCCGGTCAGAACCGCAAGGAGAAGGCGATGATTGTCATCGACGGCATGATTGCAAGCCTCAGTAAGCTCGGCTTTACCGCGCGTGAGATCGAAATGTTTGTCACCATCAAACTGCGTGAGCAGGAGCAGGACAATCAGAATGTCACCGTCGCCGTGGTGGACTGCAACCCCGAGAGCCTCTCAGTCATCACCAATCAGCTCGCGCGCATCCCGAACATCGAGGTGACGGAATTTGCGCTGGAGGACGTCATGCGCGACCCGGCAAAGCTGCAGTACTACGATCTGTCACTGACCACGTCGACCCACTACCGTGGGCTCTCACAGCTCTCGCCCGAGTCGACGGCAAATCTCATGCAGATGGTGCTCTCGCCGCGACTGCACACCATTCTGGAGATTACGCGCATTCCGCCCGAGGTCAAAGTCGGCATCTGGTGCAAGAGCCCGCGCTTTGCGCGCATCATCATGTACAATCTCTATGAGCGCAAATCGACAACGCCGATGCAGACGCTGCTCGCCGAGGACGGAAAGCAGCTCGAGGAGTTCCTGAAAGACAAGGGCGGCCTGATCGTCGCGCCGAACTATCTTCAGTTTTCCACCGATGAGCAGCTCGACTGGCTGCGCGAGTTTGAACGCCGCGGCGGCAAGCTCATCAGCTTTGACTACCAGATCGAGCGCGGCTCGATGATCTACATCGAGGGCCAGATCAAAAAGATCGCCGAACAGAAGAAAAAAGACTACGCCACACAGTAA